The following proteins come from a genomic window of Deinococcota bacterium:
- a CDS encoding glutathione S-transferase N-terminal domain-containing protein, producing MAELDLYGTSSCPYTAELREELEWRGVAFSYYDVEEDKEALKRMLELTGNGRTVPVLALGHKVKQIGYQGRGCIVDAS from the coding sequence GTGGCGGAGCTTGACCTGTACGGGACCTCGAGCTGCCCCTACACCGCCGAACTGCGCGAGGAGCTCGAGTGGCGAGGCGTTGCCTTTAGCTACTACGACGTCGAAGAGGACAAAGAGGCGCTCAAGCGGATGCTCGAGCTTACCGGCAACGGGCGCACCGTGCCGGTTTTGGCCCTAGGCCACAAGGTCAAGCAGATAGGATATCAGGGCCGTGGCTGCATCGTTGACGCCTCCTAG
- a CDS encoding DUF3147 family protein — protein MPVWLKYLISAGLVVAISEVAKRSDRAGAVLGALPWVTTLAMIWLFVERQGDDKIANHAYYTFWYVLPTLPMFLLIPYLLKRGLGFPVVLVSALVSTGVLFVVYVWALKRFGIDLV, from the coding sequence ATGCCAGTTTGGCTCAAGTATCTCATTTCCGCCGGCCTCGTCGTCGCCATCTCCGAAGTCGCCAAGCGGAGCGACCGGGCGGGCGCGGTTCTGGGTGCCTTGCCGTGGGTCACCACCTTGGCGATGATTTGGCTTTTCGTAGAGCGGCAGGGGGATGACAAAATTGCCAATCACGCTTACTACACCTTCTGGTATGTGCTGCCCACGCTGCCGATGTTTTTGCTTATTCCTTACCTGCTAAAGCGGGGCCTTGGCTTTCCCGTCGTGCTCGTTTCGGCTCTCGTCTCTACAGGCGTCCTCTTTGTCGTTTATGTGTGGGCGTTGAAGCGGTTTGGCATCGACTTGGTTTAG